In Populus nigra chromosome 1, ddPopNigr1.1, whole genome shotgun sequence, one genomic interval encodes:
- the LOC133706152 gene encoding disease resistance protein At4g27190-like: protein MAIESAGGSIIAMLAELMVEPVGRQFRYMFCFNNFAQEFKEQKENLALALDGLQKDVEDAERNAEEIKKGVRKWLEDANNEIEGAKPLENEIGKNGKCFTWCPNCMRQFKLSKALAKKSETFRKLLENSTKFTKVSDIAHPQPIEFLPSKEFTPSKSSEEAFEQIMDALKDDKVNMIGLCGMGGVGKTTLVKEVGRRAKELQLFPEVLMATVSQNPNVTDIQDRLADKLGLVFKEKSREGRADRLRHRLKEVEKMLIILDDVWKYIDLKEVGIPFGDDHRGCKILLTTRLQAICSSMECQQTVLLRILSEDEAMVLFRINAGLRDGDSTLNTVAREVARECQGLPIALVTVGRALRGKSEVEWEVAFRQLKNSQFPDMEHIDEQRTAYACLKLSYDYLKSKETKLCFLICCLFPEDYKIPIEDLTRYAVGYELHQDVESIGDAKKGVYVEIKKLKDCCMLLDTENDEHVKMHDLVRDVAIRIASSKEYGFMVKAGIGLKEWPMSIKSFEACTTISLMGNKLTELPEGLECPKLKLLLLELDDGLNVPQRFFEGMKEIEVLSLKGGRLSLQSLELSTKLQSLVLIRCGCKDLIWLRKLQRLKILVFQWCSTIEELPDEIGELKELRLLDVTGCERLRRIHVNLIGRLKKLEELLIGEYSFEEWDVDGTSTGGMNASLTELNSLSQLAVLSLRIPKVECIPRDFVFPVSLRKYDIILGDANEYYRMFRDRYPTSLSLGGTSLNAKIFEQLFLHKLESVEVRHCGDVFTLFPARLRQGLKNLKEVVIDSCKSLEEVFELGEEKELPLLSSLTELQLSRLPELKCIWKGPTRHVSLQSLTLLNLYSLDKLTFIFTPFLVYSLPKLESLRISECSELKHIIREENGKREIIPESPRFPQLKNINISFCDKLEYVFPVSLSHNRDGIIKFPQLRELSLGLRSNYSFLGPRNFDAQLPLQELAIQGHEEVGNWLAQLQQNGFLQRLEFVRVDDCGDVRTPFPAKLLRALNNLKEVIVWGCKSLEEVFELGEPYEGSSEEKELPLPSSLTRLQLYQLPELKCIWKGPTSHVSLQSLADLYLDSLDKLTFIFTPFLVQSLPQLERLDISKCSELKHIIREEDGEREIIPESSGFPKLKTISIEDCGKLEYVLPVSVSPSLLNLEEMRIFNAHNLKQLFYSVEGDTLTRDAIIKFPKLRKLSISNCSFFAPKNFAAQLPSLQILEIDGHKELGNLFAQLQGFTNLKSLRLQHLPDMRGLLLSKLTTFEQNGFLQRLACVRVYDCGDVRAPFPAKLLRDLKNLRTVSIYTCKSLEEVFELGEPDEGSSEEKELPLLSSLTELGLSRLPELKCIWKGPPRYVNLQSLNLLQLTSLDKLTFIFTPSLARSLPKLEILYISKCGQLKHIIREEDGEKEIIPESPGQDDQASPINVEKEIVLPNLKELSLQQLSSIVCFSFGWCDYFLFPRLEKLKVHQCPKLTTKFATTPDGSMSAHSEVSEVAEDSSINREWTRDNGWKEEEEEVEEEEDGDGDGDGE, encoded by the exons ATGGCTATCGAAAGTGCTGGTGGATCCATTATAGCTATGCTAGCAGAACTCATGGTGGAACCAGTAGGAAGGCAGTTCCGTTACATGTTCTGTTTCAACAATTTTGCTCAAGAATTCAAAGAACAAAAGGAGAACCTTGCTTTAGCACTAGATGGTCTGCAAAAAGATGTCGAAGATGCTGAAAGGAATGCTGAAGAAATTAAGAAAGGTGTCAGAAAGTGGCTGGAAGATGCAAACAACGAAATTGAAGGTGCGAAGCCCTTGGAAAATGAAATAGGAAAAAATGGCAAATGCTTTACTTGGTGCCCAAACTGCATGCGACAATTCAAGTTAAGCAAGGCACTGGCCAAGAAGTCGGAGACTTTCAGAAAACTTTTAGAAAATAGCACAAAGTTTACAAAAGTGTCCGACATAGCTCATCCTCAGCCCATAGAATTTCTCCCATCAAAGGAATTCACGCCCTCAAAATCGTCAGAAGAAGCTTTCGAACAGATTATGGATGCTCTCAAAGATGACAAAGTCAATATGATCGGACTGTGCGGCATGGGAGGGGTGGGTAAAACCACCCTGGTGAAAGAAGTAGGCAGGAGAGCCAAAGAGTTGCAGCTTTTTCCTGAAGTTTTGATGGCTACGGTGTCCCAGAATCCAAATGTCACAGACATCCAGGATCGACTGGCAGATAAGTTAGGTCtggtttttaaagaaaagagtAGAGAAGGGAGAGCAGATCGATTAAGGCATAGACTGAAGGAAGTAGAGAAGATGCTTATAATCCTAGATgatgtttggaaatatattgaCTTGAAAGAGGTAGGGATCCCATTTGGTGATGATCACAGGGGTTGTAAAATTCTTCTAACAACACGTCTTCAAGCCATATGTTCTTCTATGGAGTGCCAGCAAACAGTGCTTTTAAGAATCTTAAGTGAAGATGAAGCAATGGTTTTATTCAGAATCAATGCAGGTTTACGTGATGGGGACTCTACCTTGAACACAGTGGCAAGGGAGGTTGCGAGAGAATGCCAAGGCTTGCCTATAGCACTTGTGACAGTGGGAAGGGCTCTAAGAGGTAAATCTGAAGTTGAGTGGGAAGTAGCATTTAGACAGCtaaaaaactctcaatttcCGGACATGGAACACATTGATGAACAAAGAACTGCATATGCATGTCTTAAGTTGAGCTATGATTATTTGAAGAGCAAGGAAACCAAGTTATGTTTCTTGATATGTTGTTTATTTCCAGAAGATTACAAAATTCCAATCGAGGACTTGACGAGATACGCAGTTGGGTATGAGTTACATCAAGATGTGGAGTCCATTGGAGATGCAAAGAAAGGAGTTTAtgtggaaataaaaaaactcaaagattGTTGCATGCTGTTGGACACTGAAAATGATGAACACGTGAAAATGCATGACTTGGTTCGTGATGTTGCTATTCGGATAGCGtcatcaaaagaatatggattcATGGTAAAGGCTGGCATTGGGTTGAAGGAATGGCCGATGAGTATCAAAAGCTTTGAAGCTTGCACAACAATTTCGTTAATGGGCAATAAACTAACCGAACTTCCTGAAGGATTGGAATGTCCAAAGCTCAAACTTCTATTATTAGAACTGGATGATGGTTTGAATGTTCCACAGAGGTTTTTTGAAGggatgaaagaaattgaagttttgtcTCTGAAGGGAGGGCGTTTGTCATTGCAATCACTTGAACTCTCAACGAAACTTCAATCGTTGGTGTTGATCAGGTGTGGATGCAAGGACCTCATTTGGTTGAGAAAGCTGCAGAGACTTAAGATTCTTGTTTTTCAGTGGTGCTCAACCATTGAAGAACTACCTGATGAAATAGGAGAGCTCAAGGAGTTAAGGTTGTTGGATGTGACAGGTTGTGAAAGGCTAAGAAGGATCCATGTGAATTTGATTGGAAGGTTGAAGAAGTTAGAAGAATTGTTGATTGGGGAATACAGCTTTGAGGAATGGGATGTTGATGGGACAAGCACAGGAGGAATGAATGCAAGCCTAACAGAACTAAATTCGTTGTCTCAGTTAGCCGTGTTATCATTGAGGATACCGAAGGTTGAATGCATTCCtagagattttgtttttccagtTAGCTTGCGcaaatatgatataatattaGGGGATGCTAATGAATATTATAGAATGTTTAGGGATCGATACCCAACCTCCTTAAGTTTGGGTGGTACATCCTTAAATGCGAAGATATTTGAGCAATTGTTTTTACATAAATTAGAATCTGTAGAAGTGAGGCATTGTGGAGATGTTTTCACTCTGTTTCCAGCAAGATTGCGACAAGGTTTAAAAAATCTGAAGGAGGTGGTTATTGACAGCTGTAAATCATTGGAAGAGGTATTTGAATTGGGTGAGGAGAAGGAGCTGCCGCTGCTGTCATCTTTAACAGAGTTACAGCTGTCACGGTTACCTGAGCTCAAATGCATATGGAAGGGGCCCACCAGACATGTCAGCCTCCAAAGTCTTACTCTTTTGAATTTGTATTCTCTTGACAAACTGACATTTATCTTCACACCGTTCCTCGTTTATAGTCTGCCAAAGCTAGAAAGCCTTCGCATAAGTGAATGCAGTGAATTGAAGCATATTATCAGAGAAGAGAATGGTAAAAGGGAAATAATTCCAGAGTCTCCTCGCTtcccacaattaaaaaatatcaacatatcTTTCTGTGATAAACTGGAATATGTCTTCCCAGTCTCTTTGTCACATAACAGAGATGGCATCATCAAGTTCCCTCAACTAAGAGAATTGTCTCTTGGGCTCAGATCAAATTACAGCTTTTTAGGTCCAAGGAATTTTGATGCTCAATTGCCTTTGCAAGAATTAGCCATTCAAGGCCACGAAGAAGTGGGTAATTGGTTGGCACAGCTACAA CAAAACGGCTTCTTACAAAGATTAGAATTTGTACGAGTGGACGATTGTGGGGATGTTCGCACTCCGTTTCCAGCAAAATTGCTGCGAGCTTTGAACAATCTAAAGGAGGTGATTGTTTGGGGCTGTAAATCATTGGAAGAGGTATTTGAATTGGGTGAGCCTTATGAAGGAAGCAGTGAGGAGAAGGAGCTGCCGCTTCCATCATCTTTAACCAGGTTACAGCTGTACCAGTTACCTGAGCTCAAATGCATATGGAAGGGGCCTACCAGCCATGTCAGCCTCCAAAGTCTTGCTGATCTGTATTTGGATTCTCTGGACAAACTGACATTTATCTTCACACCGTTCCTCGTTCAGAGTCTACCACAGCTAGAAAGACTTGACATAAGTAAATGCAGTGAATTGAAGCATATTATCAGAGAAGAGGATGGTGAAAGGGAAATAATTCCAGAGTCTTCCGGCTtcccaaaattaaaaactatcagcATAGAAGACTGTGGTAAACTGGAATATGTCCTCCCTGTCTCTGTGTCTCCAAGCCTTCTGAACCTGGAAGAGATGCGGATTTTTAATGCTCATAATTTAAAGCAATTATTTTACAGTGTAGAAGGAGATACACTCACCAGAGATGCCATCATCAAGTTCCCTAAGCTAAGAAAATTGTCTATTTCAAATTGCAGCTTCTTTGCTCCAAAGAATTTTGCTGCCCAATTGCCTTCCTTGCAAATTCTAGAAATTGATGGCCACAAAGAATTGGGAAATTTGTTTGCACAGCTCCAA GGGTTCACAAATTTGAAATCATTACGCTTGCAACATCTGCCTGACATGAGGGGTCTTCTGCTGAGCAAATTGACTACTTTTGAG CAAAACGGCTTCTTACAAAGATTAGCATGTGTACGAGTGTACGATTGTGGGGATGTTCGCGCTCCGTTTCCAGCAAAATTGCTGCGAGATCTGAAAAATCTAAGGACGGTGAGCATTTACACCTGCAAATCATTGGAAGAGGTATTTGAATTAGGTGAGCCTGATGAAGGAAGTAGTGAGGAGAAGGAGCTGCCGCTTCTGTCATCTTTAACAGAGTTAGGGCTGTCACGTTTACCTGAGCTCAAATGTATATGGAAGGGGCCACCTAGATATGTCAACCTCCAAAGTCTTAATCTTCTGCAGTTGACTTCTCTCGACAAGCTGACATTTATCTTCACACCGTCCCTCGCTCGAAGTCTGCCAAAACTAGAAATACTTTACATAAGTAAATGCGGTCAATTGAAGCATATTATCAGAGAAGAGGATGGTGAAAAGGAAATAATTCCAGAGTCTCCTGGGCAGGATGATCAAGCTTCACCTATCAACGTTGAGAAGGAGATAGTGCTTCCTAATCTAAAGGAGTTGTCGCTACAACAATTATCAAGTATTGTCTGTTTTAGTTTCGGATGGTGTGATTATTTCTTATTCCCTCGTTTGGAGAAGTTGAAGGTCCATCAATGTCCAAAGCTGACCACAAAATTTGCTACTACACCAGATGGTTCAATGAGTGCTCACTCAGAG GTATCTGAAGTAGCTGAAGATTCAAGCATTAATAGAGAGTGGACCCGGGATAATGggtggaaagaagaagaagaagaagtagaggaagaggaagatggtgatggtgatggtgatggtgaatag